GGACAACTCAAGTGCATTCTTCAGATTGGATCATCCCGGTTAAAGTACGAGATTCAGCGACAGCCAGTGAACAGTTATGCTTTACGATGCATGACGAGGGTATCCGGCATTAACGGCCACGCCATGCCTGACTGTACGCTCCATAGTAAATGACCTGCTTCGCTCTCTTGTAGATCACTGTCTTTGAGTTATCGTTAAAACTCATCCTCTTCAAGTGAGAATGGAGCCCTTGATATGTATTTGCTCGATCTTCCGGCATCTTGACATCAAGCTCAATTTCCACTCTTATATTCACTGGGGCTCACCTCCAGGTTTTTCAAATTGTTAGGCTTGTTTTTTATTACCTGTTATGTGATGCCCCTTTCTTCTTCAAATGTCAAACCTCAAGAATTTCGGACGCTCTCAAGAATTTGTACTTGAGAAGGGAGTTAACCGGATGTATACAAGCAACAGCGATCATGATGATTCCCCGGATCTCGAAATGGCTGAAGCTAACATAGAGAGAATGACTCAACGTACAGATAATTCATCCGGTCAGAAGAATGACGAAAGAAAAAAAGTGCTTTTAAAAACAGGTATTCTCGGAATCCTGTTCATACTGATGATTGTTCTGGTCATACTCGGTATCATGGCCGGCAATTCCGGAGTAGATTCATTCCGCAACGAGGAGGAATTCGCCCTGACTCCGGCCCAGGAATTCTACTGGGTTGTTATGATGATTAACAGACAGGTTGATGCAGACGGTTCCTATCCTGAGGATCTTCAGGATCAGTTTGATGAAGATAGATATGTATACTCCCGGAATCCAGATGGCTCATTCACCTTTACCTCAACCATCAGCGACAGCGTATACTCCTACACATCGGATATTGACGAAATACCTGAGGGACTGTTCTAGCCCGGAATATCAACATGAATCCGCTTTAGGAATCATAGGGTTCAAGAACCACCGCTACTCTTTCAAATCCCTGATATTGCGGTACGTTGGAGATAGCGTAATCAGGAGCAACTTCCATAATCGCATTCAGGATATCCATGTCTTTTGACCAGACACTGATTGTGATCCATGTGCCGGACCATCTGGCATATCCCGGCATTTCTCTACCGTTGTAGTTGTGGTAATTATCAAAAGAGAATCGAACGTTCCAATTCTCATAGTGCCTGTCCATGCTGAAGTCTTCAGGCAGGTATTCCTCCATTCCATCAGGAATTGTATTGAAGCTGATGCAATCCGGGGGGTACTCACCGTTTCCAGCGAAGTATGCCTGGGCCGCACTTAGAATAAGACGCGTATCACTGATCACAGAAGCAGCCTTAGCGTTGATTGTTAGATTGTTGTATTTCGGAATTCCAATGGCTGCGAGTATTCCGATAATAACAACCACAATCATAAGCTCAACAAGTGTAAATCCTTTTTTCATATTGCTCCTTATGTCCTTTGTTTACTAACATATAGTTTGTGCATAAAACATGCCAATCTCACTAATTATAGATGATAGAAATAAAACAACGCATAAACGTATTAGTATTCATTGAAATTCGCAATCTGCATCTCGAAGCTTTGAATTGACATGACCTG
Above is a genomic segment from Candidatus Aegiribacteria sp. containing:
- a CDS encoding prepilin-type N-terminal cleavage/methylation domain-containing protein yields the protein MKKGFTLVELMIVVVIIGILAAIGIPKYNNLTINAKAASVISDTRLILSAAQAYFAGNGEYPPDCISFNTIPDGMEEYLPEDFSMDRHYENWNVRFSFDNYHNYNGREMPGYARWSGTWITISVWSKDMDILNAIMEVAPDYAISNVPQYQGFERVAVVLEPYDS